One region of Flammeovirgaceae bacterium genomic DNA includes:
- a CDS encoding type II toxin-antitoxin system PemK/MazF family toxin, producing the protein MKHGEVWLVDFAPKVGQEIDKVRPAVIVNHDSMGALQLKVVVPITDAVRSIRDWHVPLNPSKGNGISKESVADGFQIKSISKERFVKHLGSLSAKEIEEVKLGLVKVLDLL; encoded by the coding sequence ATGAAGCATGGCGAAGTATGGTTAGTTGATTTTGCCCCAAAAGTTGGGCAAGAGATCGATAAAGTAAGGCCTGCAGTAATTGTGAATCATGATAGCATGGGAGCTCTTCAATTAAAAGTTGTAGTCCCTATTACAGATGCAGTCCGGTCAATTCGTGATTGGCATGTCCCACTGAATCCATCAAAAGGCAATGGTATTTCAAAAGAAAGTGTTGCGGACGGCTTTCAAATTAAATCAATTTCAAAAGAAAGATTTGTTAAGCACTTAGGTTCCTTGTCAGCAAAGGAAATAGAAGAGGTAAAACTAGGGCTGGTTAAAGTACTGGATTTGCTTTAA
- a CDS encoding DUF819 family protein, with the protein MDQWTALGVTAFTVLAVLWLSKQKAPWIKGLLNWFPAILFAYVIPALFTHSTGLDLSHVYLHTVSRNWIIPFAILTVMSALSIPQLRLVGPRPIILFVSGSMIIATLPVMLVFFATIVLPNGYGLFMAQGYWKGLVPIVGGWIGGSTSQLVLKELVGTPEPLFLSVLVLDNILVNIWTILMFQLIKRSDQLNRYFGITETIPDFVADEVRPGSRTLRSIIITIFGIVVVTLATNLLVDDFLWRVIVLSVTGLMLGNFVPRWNHPFVLKTGGILIILIMAILGLRLNFSGLSLPIPFVVIALVWIVAHYLFMMAVARIMGLHMAWVPIASMANLGGISTAPAVTSAYNEEWMPHAILLAILSMVSGTAWGMFTIYLFGLF; encoded by the coding sequence ATGGACCAATGGACTGCCCTCGGGGTAACGGCTTTTACCGTGCTCGCGGTATTATGGCTGAGCAAACAAAAAGCACCCTGGATAAAGGGGCTCCTCAATTGGTTCCCGGCCATCCTGTTTGCCTACGTTATCCCCGCCTTGTTTACCCACTCCACGGGACTTGATTTGTCGCATGTTTACCTTCACACGGTCAGCCGCAATTGGATTATCCCGTTTGCCATCCTTACCGTGATGAGCGCCCTGTCCATCCCACAACTAAGGTTGGTGGGCCCCCGGCCCATCATCCTGTTCGTATCGGGATCCATGATCATCGCCACGCTCCCGGTCATGTTGGTGTTTTTTGCCACCATTGTCCTGCCCAACGGGTATGGCCTTTTCATGGCACAGGGCTACTGGAAAGGATTGGTGCCCATTGTAGGAGGCTGGATAGGGGGCAGCACCAGCCAACTGGTGTTGAAAGAACTGGTGGGCACTCCCGAGCCCTTGTTCCTTTCCGTGTTGGTGCTGGACAATATCCTTGTCAACATCTGGACGATACTGATGTTCCAATTGATAAAGAGGAGCGACCAGTTGAATAGGTATTTTGGCATCACCGAAACCATACCGGATTTTGTGGCCGATGAGGTGAGGCCGGGCAGCCGTACGCTTCGCTCAATAATCATTACCATTTTTGGGATTGTGGTGGTCACGCTGGCCACCAACCTCCTGGTGGATGATTTTTTATGGAGGGTCATTGTCCTGTCCGTGACAGGCCTCATGTTGGGCAATTTTGTTCCCCGATGGAACCACCCGTTTGTGCTCAAAACCGGTGGCATATTGATTATCCTGATCATGGCCATCCTGGGGCTGCGGCTCAACTTCAGCGGCCTCTCGTTGCCCATCCCATTTGTCGTCATTGCCCTGGTGTGGATTGTGGCCCACTACCTGTTCATGATGGCGGTGGCACGCATAATGGGGCTGCACATGGCCTGGGTGCCCATCGCCAGCATGGCCAACCTCGGGGGCATTTCCACGGCCCCTGCCGTTACATCGGCCTACAATGAGGAGTGGATGCCCCACGCCATTTTGCTGGCCATCCTAAGCATGGTTTCCGGCACGGCCTGGGGCATGTTTACCATATACCTGTTTGGCTTGTTTTGA
- a CDS encoding DUF1669 domain-containing protein encodes MEGIINQLALSIEDSVFSRSEKRSVKALIGKYPLDEGQLNFLRSKIYEIASGKATPDNYPLILEWVKNANNALLGKKEGKADAYFSPGDACRNAIINQIMYAAEKIKICVFTISDDRITSAILDAYKRGKAVRVITDNDKAADLGSDIARLAKEGVPVRMDATPNHMHHKFMVVDDMALVTGSYNWTLSAAKYNHENVLLTREGGVVKSYLKEFAQLWEAMEDYP; translated from the coding sequence ATGGAAGGGATAATCAACCAATTGGCCTTGAGTATTGAGGATAGTGTTTTTTCACGTTCGGAAAAAAGGTCCGTAAAAGCATTGATAGGCAAATACCCGTTGGACGAAGGCCAGCTCAATTTCCTGCGCAGCAAAATTTACGAAATCGCAAGCGGGAAGGCCACACCTGACAATTACCCGCTTATATTGGAGTGGGTAAAAAATGCCAACAACGCCCTGTTGGGCAAAAAGGAGGGGAAAGCCGATGCGTACTTTAGCCCCGGGGACGCCTGCCGGAACGCCATTATCAACCAAATCATGTATGCGGCCGAAAAGATAAAAATTTGTGTGTTCACCATCAGTGACGACCGGATCACCAGCGCCATCCTGGATGCCTACAAAAGGGGCAAGGCCGTGAGGGTCATAACCGATAATGACAAGGCCGCGGACCTGGGCTCGGACATTGCGCGCCTGGCGAAAGAAGGGGTCCCGGTGAGGATGGACGCCACGCCCAACCACATGCACCACAAATTTATGGTAGTGGACGATATGGCCCTGGTCACCGGTAGCTACAACTGGACGTTGAGTGCCGCAAAATACAACCATGAAAACGTGCTGCTTACGCGGGAAGGGGGTGTGGTAAAGTCATACTTGAAAGAATTTGCCCAGCTCTGGGAGGCCATGGAGGATTATCCATAA
- a CDS encoding SusC/RagA family TonB-linked outer membrane protein, which translates to MQKLYLITVTLLLFGMTAFAQQSVTGKVTDANGEPLIGVNVIERGTSNGTITDVSGNYSMQLQSGATLLFSFIGYTSVAEAVGARSVINVSLQEDVTQLSEVVVSALGFEQNKDKLGSTSAVISAEDVSRSGETGLLNGMAGKAAGVRIARSNGDPGAGSTIQIRGANTITGSSAPLFIVDGIPVSNSSLVGNSGSRAGGTSEQSRINDLNPEDIESIQVLKGASAAALWGSRAANGVVVITTKKGKAGDKMNISFSSTYSVDEINRRHPMQDKFGQGNNGVYIPTGSGSDRSWGDRIADRSGEPDALNTTGRYFEAEDGTKYYRITQKNSKETFLNENFDAVFHKGHYWENSLSISGGGDKSTYYFSLGDLDQKGIVRNADYRRTTLRLNSATQFNDWMSISSKATYAHTSSNRIQQSSNVNGLYLGLLRSAPDFDIRDYKGTYYDDNGNAFPGRQRTYRRYLGENINATYNNPLWTINELKNPSVVDRFIVSSEMTISPLSWMDVILRGGVDSYTDRRERYFPMGSAGNVPSLGEFDAENFKETEVNFDGIVRATRSLTSDINLNATVGWNINDRKYDRDRVDAQQFLINTDLRSFSNSTLFFPDNTITHRRSNRLYSVLSFDFYDQVFLNLNGSQEAASTISGTFFYPAADVAWQFTKLPTLAQSPVLSFGKLRLAYGQVGVEPPPYRDKTTYESFSYNAYDDGLDPLLYGGGFRYNDDKGNPNLKPEVKTEFEVGTDLRLFNNKLGIGFTYYSNEINDLLFEVGLSPSSGFNSLFANAGTMTNKGIELDMNYTIFKNRDWKFDIYGNYNDNKNEVTDLQGTASIELTTQSISSRAVQGYPLGVLWATRAQRNADGSLALDANGFPQIDPDQGVVGDPNPDWRGGLGFTAAYKGLSMNVLFETYQGADYADRTRFVLYQFGTHADVGNEVTLTQDLVNSAGTVFTAGTTVRGNIEDFGAGPVLKDQQWYTTLGGGLGGSAINEFAISDGSWTRLREISLNYTLRNEFVKRMKLSSVELGVSGRNLKLWTKVKGIDPEINQSGVDNGFGIDYFTNPSTRSFVFSLKVNY; encoded by the coding sequence ATGCAAAAACTCTACTTGATTACTGTGACCCTTTTGCTCTTCGGGATGACTGCCTTCGCGCAGCAGTCCGTTACGGGAAAGGTTACAGATGCAAATGGCGAACCCCTCATAGGGGTGAACGTCATTGAACGGGGGACTTCCAATGGAACGATCACAGACGTTTCTGGAAACTACTCCATGCAGTTGCAAAGCGGTGCCACACTGCTTTTCAGCTTTATTGGCTATACCTCGGTTGCTGAAGCCGTGGGTGCAAGGTCGGTAATCAACGTATCGCTCCAGGAGGATGTTACCCAACTGAGCGAAGTGGTGGTGAGCGCCCTTGGCTTTGAACAAAACAAGGACAAGCTTGGCTCGACCAGTGCAGTGATAAGCGCAGAAGACGTATCTAGGTCGGGTGAAACGGGTTTGTTGAACGGCATGGCCGGGAAAGCGGCCGGGGTCCGCATTGCCAGGTCAAACGGTGACCCGGGTGCAGGATCTACCATCCAGATCAGGGGCGCCAACACCATTACAGGATCGTCCGCGCCACTTTTCATCGTGGACGGCATCCCGGTGAGCAACTCAAGCCTTGTGGGAAATAGCGGCTCTCGTGCAGGTGGCACTTCCGAACAATCGAGGATCAATGACCTTAACCCAGAGGATATTGAGTCCATCCAGGTGTTGAAAGGGGCTTCGGCAGCGGCCTTGTGGGGTTCCCGTGCAGCCAACGGTGTGGTGGTGATCACCACCAAGAAAGGGAAGGCTGGGGACAAGATGAACATCTCTTTTAGCTCTACCTATTCCGTGGATGAAATCAACAGGAGGCATCCCATGCAGGACAAATTCGGGCAAGGCAATAACGGGGTGTATATACCTACTGGAAGCGGTTCGGACCGCTCGTGGGGGGACAGGATAGCGGACCGCTCCGGGGAGCCGGACGCATTGAACACCACTGGCCGTTATTTCGAAGCCGAAGATGGTACAAAGTACTATAGGATAACACAAAAAAACTCCAAGGAAACTTTCCTGAACGAGAATTTTGATGCCGTCTTCCATAAAGGGCACTACTGGGAAAATTCACTTTCCATTAGTGGCGGGGGCGATAAGTCTACCTATTATTTTAGCCTGGGCGATCTCGACCAGAAGGGCATAGTGCGCAACGCTGACTACCGCAGGACCACTTTGCGCCTTAACTCGGCCACCCAATTCAACGATTGGATGTCCATTTCCTCCAAAGCCACTTATGCGCACACTTCCTCCAATAGGATACAGCAGAGTTCCAACGTGAATGGGCTTTACCTGGGGCTCTTGCGCAGTGCGCCCGACTTCGATATCCGCGATTACAAAGGCACCTACTATGACGATAATGGGAATGCTTTCCCCGGGCGCCAGCGAACCTATAGAAGGTACTTGGGTGAAAATATCAACGCTACCTACAACAACCCGTTGTGGACCATAAACGAACTTAAAAACCCCAGCGTGGTGGACCGTTTTATCGTGTCTTCCGAAATGACCATTTCACCCCTTAGCTGGATGGATGTGATTTTGAGGGGAGGGGTGGACAGCTATACGGACCGCAGGGAGCGGTATTTTCCCATGGGGTCTGCTGGCAACGTGCCTTCATTGGGCGAATTTGATGCGGAGAACTTCAAGGAGACCGAGGTCAACTTTGATGGTATCGTTAGGGCGACCCGTTCCCTGACCAGCGACATCAACTTAAATGCCACAGTGGGGTGGAACATCAATGATAGGAAATATGACCGTGACCGTGTGGATGCCCAACAATTCCTTATCAATACGGACCTGAGGAGCTTTAGCAATTCAACGCTTTTTTTCCCTGACAACACCATTACCCATAGGAGGTCCAACAGGCTCTATTCCGTATTGTCGTTTGACTTTTACGATCAGGTATTCCTGAACCTGAACGGAAGCCAGGAGGCGGCCTCGACCATATCCGGCACGTTCTTTTATCCGGCAGCCGATGTGGCATGGCAGTTTACCAAATTGCCCACCCTTGCCCAAAGCCCGGTGCTTTCATTTGGAAAGCTGAGGCTTGCCTATGGCCAGGTAGGGGTGGAGCCACCGCCCTATCGCGATAAAACCACCTACGAAAGTTTTTCCTACAATGCCTATGACGATGGGCTTGACCCTCTCCTCTATGGTGGCGGTTTTAGGTACAATGACGATAAGGGCAACCCCAACCTTAAACCGGAAGTGAAGACGGAATTTGAGGTTGGTACTGACCTTCGCCTGTTCAACAACAAACTGGGGATCGGGTTTACCTATTATTCAAACGAGATCAACGATTTGCTCTTTGAGGTAGGCTTGTCCCCATCTTCAGGGTTCAACAGCTTGTTTGCCAATGCGGGTACAATGACCAATAAAGGGATTGAGTTGGATATGAACTACACCATATTCAAAAACCGTGATTGGAAGTTTGATATCTACGGCAACTACAACGACAACAAGAACGAAGTGACCGACTTGCAGGGAACCGCTTCCATCGAATTGACCACCCAATCGATAAGTTCACGGGCGGTACAAGGGTATCCACTTGGCGTTTTATGGGCCACCAGGGCGCAGCGCAATGCAGATGGTTCCCTGGCCCTGGATGCCAATGGGTTCCCCCAAATCGATCCTGACCAGGGTGTCGTAGGCGACCCTAACCCGGATTGGAGGGGCGGCCTTGGTTTTACTGCGGCATACAAAGGCCTTTCCATGAACGTATTGTTTGAGACCTACCAGGGGGCCGATTATGCAGACAGGACCCGTTTTGTGTTGTACCAGTTTGGTACCCATGCAGACGTGGGCAATGAAGTGACCTTGACGCAAGACCTCGTCAACTCTGCCGGCACCGTGTTCACCGCTGGAACTACAGTGAGGGGCAACATTGAAGACTTCGGTGCTGGCCCCGTACTCAAAGACCAGCAATGGTACACTACCCTGGGTGGTGGCCTGGGTGGGTCTGCCATCAACGAGTTTGCCATCAGCGATGGCTCCTGGACACGGTTGAGGGAAATAAGCCTCAATTATACCCTAAGGAATGAATTTGTAAAGCGGATGAAATTGTCTTCCGTGGAACTCGGGGTGTCTGGCAGGAACCTTAAACTGTGGACAAAAGTCAAAGGTATTGACCCGGAAATAAACCAGTCTGGAGTCGACAACGGGTTTGGTATAGACTATTTCACCAACCCCAGCACGCGTTCGTTCGTGTTTTCACTAAAAGTTAACTATTAA
- a CDS encoding carbohydrate binding family 9 domain-containing protein: MRPYFLLLLLIGGCPAWAQPATGNEYSLKIKRATSEVKIDGILDDGPWAEAESAGGFWLNAPSDNSPAGNPTIVKATYDDKNLYIAALMKGPDRYVIQSLKRDGDLESSDSFGVLLDPIGQKSLGYSFGVNVGGAQTEAMVSAAQGQFVKSVDPSWDVRWYSEVGKADGGWVVEMAIPFKSIRFKKGATHWRINFWRNDRQANERHVWAKVPVQFSPTDLGFTGLLEWDSAPEPTGMNISVTPYALGAVTKDFEKGTPAKSDFDFGGEAKVGLSPTLNLDLTLNPDFSQTDVDQQVTNLSRFSIFFPERRQFFLENADVFTNFGAYPDAPFFSRRIGLDPAGNKIPISYGARVSGNLDRNWRVGVLNAQTKSDSVSPAQNYTAAALHRRVLKRSTVRALFVNRQSIMDGELNKTDYGRNATMEFEYLSEDGRWVGKAGYNHAFKEGATRDNQFIVGRAGYNGRLFQASYEWQRMGENYTADMGFVGRLNNYDPVNKVVVPIGYTKSSTNLDYSWYPLGKKVIRHWIGLENYVHWVRHGVLNESYTRLRYFFFFRNTSQLRFRLNNNYVNLIFPFQLTEGAPLPVGDYNFTEFNIQLNSDLRRKLNVELFAVSGSYYTGTKTTVRTDINYRVQPWGNFSMGFEMNDIKLGAPYGSARLWLVNPKLEVNFTNNLFWTTFLQYNTQADNFNVNSRVQWRYRPMSDIFLVYTDNYLTEGHFGLKNRAIVLKFNYFFQL, translated from the coding sequence ATGAGGCCTTATTTCCTGCTGTTGTTATTGATTGGGGGCTGCCCCGCATGGGCACAACCGGCCACTGGCAACGAATACAGCCTTAAAATAAAACGCGCCACCAGTGAGGTTAAAATTGATGGCATCCTGGACGATGGTCCGTGGGCGGAGGCCGAAAGTGCCGGTGGATTCTGGCTCAATGCGCCCTCCGACAACTCCCCGGCAGGCAACCCCACTATCGTAAAGGCCACCTATGACGACAAAAACCTTTACATCGCGGCATTGATGAAAGGGCCGGACAGGTATGTCATCCAATCGTTGAAAAGGGATGGCGACCTGGAATCCAGTGACTCCTTTGGGGTGCTGCTCGACCCTATAGGGCAAAAGTCGCTTGGCTATTCCTTTGGCGTGAACGTGGGCGGGGCGCAAACGGAGGCCATGGTGTCCGCGGCCCAAGGGCAATTTGTGAAATCGGTAGACCCTTCGTGGGACGTGCGGTGGTATTCGGAAGTGGGCAAGGCCGATGGGGGATGGGTGGTGGAGATGGCCATCCCCTTTAAAAGCATCCGGTTCAAAAAAGGGGCAACCCATTGGAGGATCAACTTTTGGCGCAACGACCGGCAGGCCAACGAACGCCATGTATGGGCAAAGGTGCCCGTGCAGTTTTCCCCCACGGACCTCGGCTTTACTGGGTTGCTGGAATGGGACAGCGCCCCAGAGCCCACAGGCATGAACATTTCCGTCACGCCCTATGCGTTGGGGGCGGTGACAAAGGATTTTGAAAAAGGCACGCCAGCAAAAAGCGATTTCGACTTCGGGGGGGAGGCCAAAGTGGGGCTGTCGCCCACGCTGAACCTGGACCTCACCCTCAACCCCGATTTTTCCCAAACAGACGTGGACCAGCAGGTCACCAACCTGTCCCGCTTTTCGATTTTCTTTCCTGAGCGCAGGCAGTTCTTCCTGGAAAATGCGGATGTGTTCACCAACTTTGGCGCCTATCCCGATGCGCCCTTCTTTTCCAGGAGGATTGGGCTGGATCCCGCTGGCAATAAAATACCCATTTCCTATGGTGCTCGGGTCAGCGGCAACCTCGACCGCAACTGGAGGGTGGGCGTGCTCAATGCGCAAACCAAAAGCGACTCCGTATCGCCTGCCCAAAATTATACCGCGGCAGCTTTGCACAGGCGTGTGCTCAAAAGGTCCACGGTGCGCGCCTTGTTTGTCAACCGGCAGTCCATTATGGACGGGGAGCTGAACAAAACGGACTATGGCCGCAATGCCACCATGGAGTTTGAATACCTGTCAGAAGATGGCAGGTGGGTGGGGAAGGCCGGCTACAACCATGCCTTCAAAGAAGGGGCCACCCGTGACAACCAGTTTATTGTGGGCAGGGCAGGGTATAACGGCAGGTTGTTCCAGGCCAGCTACGAATGGCAGCGCATGGGCGAAAACTATACGGCCGATATGGGGTTTGTGGGAAGGCTGAACAACTATGACCCGGTAAACAAGGTGGTGGTGCCCATTGGGTACACCAAGTCCTCCACCAACCTCGACTACAGTTGGTACCCCCTGGGCAAAAAGGTGATACGCCATTGGATCGGGCTGGAAAACTATGTGCACTGGGTGCGGCATGGCGTGCTCAACGAGTCTTATACCCGGCTGCGCTACTTCTTCTTCTTTAGGAACACCAGTCAGTTGCGGTTCAGGCTGAACAACAACTATGTCAACCTGATCTTCCCTTTCCAACTCACCGAGGGGGCGCCCCTGCCGGTGGGGGACTACAACTTCACGGAGTTTAACATTCAGCTTAATTCGGATTTGAGAAGGAAACTGAACGTGGAATTGTTTGCGGTGAGCGGATCGTACTACACCGGCACAAAAACCACCGTGCGCACCGACATCAACTACAGGGTGCAGCCCTGGGGCAACTTCTCCATGGGCTTTGAAATGAACGACATCAAGTTGGGCGCCCCCTATGGAAGCGCCAGGCTATGGCTGGTCAACCCCAAGCTGGAGGTCAACTTCACCAACAACCTGTTTTGGACCACCTTTTTGCAATACAATACCCAAGCCGACAACTTCAATGTCAACAGCCGGGTGCAATGGCGCTACCGGCCCATGAGCGATATCTTTCTTGTATATACCGACAACTACCTGACGGAAGGCCACTTCGGGCTGAAAAACAGGGCCATAGTCCTTAAGTTCAACTACTTTTTCCAGTTGTGA
- a CDS encoding SusD/RagB family nutrient-binding outer membrane lipoprotein → MKKIFLILIPLLMFTRCENILEDINVNPNNPVNAPAQLLLIGAELADITVQVSHLQRISGMWSGQYKGVTLLYGSLNNYNISTEETNSTWSYIYQGIVKQCRIMQSELSDFPNYVGISKILEAHAVGTAAEIFGDVPYSQASDPEEKIDDPVFDNQAAVFASLQILLDGAISDLNSVAGNPTISNEIFHGGNKTKWIQTAYTLKARYYMDTKDYANAYSAAQNGINSSANSMKFKPAGTSANGDTNLLNTFIGERNDYMTSVGTFLEGLIAPGGSSRNNAKTNEDARSKYYKIVGSAPNTEKGVANKTAPMPLVTYEENLLILAEAGARTVDLATGLGYLNTLRAFLASGNAFAKLAPSDVTQYDAYVTTDFDNGGIENQDNVVPLRAFLREVIEERYVTLYGTFAPFNDARRVRKSDGDLTVPFPLNGGTFTQYPERFPYAQDELNANSNAPSPEPGIFAVTAVNK, encoded by the coding sequence ATGAAAAAGATATTTCTTATTTTGATACCCCTCCTGATGTTCACGCGGTGTGAAAATATCCTGGAGGACATAAATGTAAACCCCAACAACCCGGTGAATGCCCCTGCGCAATTGCTGCTTATCGGGGCGGAACTGGCGGACATCACCGTGCAGGTAAGCCATTTGCAGCGCATCTCCGGGATGTGGTCAGGGCAGTACAAAGGGGTGACCCTTCTCTACGGTAGTTTGAACAACTATAACATAAGCACCGAAGAGACCAACAGTACGTGGAGCTATATTTACCAGGGTATTGTAAAGCAATGCAGGATCATGCAGTCGGAACTTTCTGATTTTCCCAACTATGTGGGCATTAGCAAGATCCTGGAAGCCCATGCGGTGGGCACGGCCGCTGAAATATTCGGGGACGTTCCCTATTCACAAGCTTCCGATCCGGAAGAAAAGATAGACGACCCCGTGTTTGACAACCAGGCAGCCGTGTTTGCCAGCCTTCAAATATTGCTTGATGGCGCCATTAGCGACTTGAATAGCGTAGCGGGCAACCCAACCATCTCCAACGAGATTTTCCACGGTGGAAACAAAACCAAATGGATACAAACCGCCTACACATTGAAGGCGAGGTATTATATGGACACCAAGGACTATGCCAATGCCTATTCGGCCGCACAGAATGGCATCAATAGCAGTGCCAATTCCATGAAGTTCAAGCCGGCAGGTACATCCGCCAATGGGGACACCAACCTATTGAATACCTTTATAGGTGAGCGCAACGACTATATGACGTCCGTTGGGACTTTTCTTGAAGGATTGATTGCCCCTGGGGGAAGTTCCAGGAACAATGCGAAGACCAATGAGGATGCGCGTTCCAAATACTATAAGATTGTAGGCAGTGCGCCCAACACGGAAAAGGGCGTGGCCAATAAAACCGCCCCCATGCCGTTGGTGACATATGAGGAAAACCTTTTGATCCTGGCGGAGGCCGGGGCAAGGACCGTTGACCTGGCCACAGGTTTAGGCTACCTAAATACCCTGAGGGCTTTTTTGGCTTCTGGCAATGCCTTTGCCAAATTGGCTCCCTCTGACGTGACGCAATACGATGCCTATGTGACTACCGATTTTGATAATGGTGGAATTGAAAACCAGGACAACGTAGTGCCTTTGAGGGCATTTTTGCGCGAAGTCATTGAAGAGAGGTATGTGACCCTTTATGGTACCTTCGCCCCCTTCAATGATGCCAGAAGGGTAAGGAAAAGCGATGGCGACCTGACAGTGCCGTTCCCCTTGAATGGTGGCACTTTTACACAATACCCTGAGCGCTTCCCTTATGCCCAGGATGAGTTGAACGCTAACAGCAATGCACCTTCCCCCGAACCTGGGATATTTGCGGTGACAGCGGTAAATAAATGA
- a CDS encoding AbrB/MazE/SpoVT family DNA-binding domain-containing protein encodes MAKTAAKAKVQVLMSTLNENPSSHLLMANQLSGNEIILARATSNKSIRLQDFQKALNCYNIVITLFVYLNMIKTLTSVGNSKAVILPSEMVKKYKLEKVVIEETDDGILIRSAVQNTNFQKAIEKLRKNKAALYKRIESQANDPETINYYAKSANNFSDVDLDILEE; translated from the coding sequence ATGGCCAAAACGGCTGCCAAGGCCAAGGTCCAGGTGCTGATGTCAACCCTGAACGAAAACCCTTCAAGCCATTTGCTCATGGCAAACCAACTGAGCGGCAACGAAATCATACTGGCGAGGGCGACAAGCAATAAAAGTATAAGGTTACAGGATTTTCAAAAAGCACTAAATTGTTATAACATTGTTATAACTTTATTCGTATATTTGAATATGATTAAGACATTAACATCGGTAGGAAATAGCAAGGCTGTTATTTTACCTTCTGAAATGGTAAAAAAATACAAACTCGAAAAAGTCGTAATTGAAGAAACAGACGATGGTATATTGATACGCTCAGCAGTCCAGAACACGAATTTTCAAAAAGCCATCGAAAAATTGAGGAAAAACAAAGCAGCTCTCTACAAAAGAATAGAATCTCAGGCTAATGATCCTGAAACTATAAACTACTATGCTAAGAGTGCCAACAATTTCTCAGATGTTGATCTTGACATTCTTGAAGAATGA
- a CDS encoding RNA polymerase sigma factor RpoD/SigA — translation MRQLKITKQITNRETQSLDKYLSEIARIDLITAEMEVQLAKRIREGDKVALEKMVNANLRFVVSVAKQYQNHGLTLSDLINEGNLGLIKAATRFDETRGFKFISYAVWWIRQSILQALAEQSRIVRLPLNRVGSLNKINNAFSELEQKHQREPTEEELAEIMEMTPDEIRTNLAFRARKVSMDAPFAQGDGDGTLLDIMEDEDADVPDSELMTNSLQTEVKRALATLSEREAAVISLYYGLSGGQAVTLEEIADQFDLTRERVRQIKEKATRKLRQSSRSKELKAYLG, via the coding sequence ATGCGTCAACTCAAGATAACCAAGCAGATAACCAATCGGGAAACGCAATCACTCGACAAATACCTGAGTGAGATTGCCAGGATTGATTTGATTACTGCCGAAATGGAGGTCCAACTGGCAAAGCGGATAAGGGAGGGGGACAAAGTGGCCTTGGAGAAAATGGTGAACGCCAATTTGCGCTTTGTGGTATCGGTGGCCAAGCAGTACCAAAACCACGGCTTGACTTTAAGTGACCTGATCAATGAAGGGAACCTGGGGCTGATCAAGGCGGCCACGCGTTTTGACGAGACCCGCGGGTTTAAGTTTATCTCTTATGCGGTGTGGTGGATACGCCAAAGTATTTTGCAGGCCCTGGCGGAGCAGTCCAGGATAGTGCGCCTGCCGCTCAACCGAGTGGGCTCCCTGAACAAGATCAACAATGCTTTTTCGGAGTTGGAGCAAAAGCACCAGCGTGAGCCTACGGAAGAAGAGCTGGCCGAAATTATGGAGATGACCCCGGACGAGATCAGGACCAACCTGGCATTCAGGGCCCGCAAGGTCTCCATGGACGCACCATTTGCACAAGGGGACGGGGACGGCACCCTGTTGGATATCATGGAAGACGAGGACGCTGACGTTCCTGATTCCGAGCTGATGACCAATTCGCTGCAGACCGAGGTAAAGCGGGCGCTGGCCACATTGAGCGAGCGCGAGGCGGCCGTCATCTCCCTGTACTATGGGCTGTCGGGAGGCCAGGCCGTTACCCTGGAAGAGATTGCGGACCAGTTTGACCTGACCCGGGAGCGGGTACGGCAGATCAAGGAGAAGGCCACGCGCAAACTCAGGCAGTCCTCCCGGAGCAAGGAACTAAAAGCCTACCTGGGGTAG